The following DNA comes from Ignavibacteriales bacterium.
AAGGCGATGCTGATGACAATGTAAAGAAACTGCACGCAATACGTGTTGGTCCTGCGCCGGAGTTTAAACCGGTTCCGGGATCGGAGTTCTCCATGGATGCCGACCTTATCCTCATTGCAATGGGATTTACCGGACCGACGAAGAATGGATTGCTCGATGAGCTTGGCGTTGCGCTCGATTCTCGCGGCAATGTTTCCACCGACGAGAATTACATGACCTCTGTTCCCGAAGTATTTGCAGCGGGTGATATGCGACGGGGTCAATCACTGGTTGTATGGGCGATTGCGGAAGGACGAAAAGTTGCCCGTGCAATGGATATTCATTTAATGGGATTTTCAAATTTACCGTAAGATTTTGTCCACGAAGATCATAAAGATGTATTGACTGACACTGAATCTTCAGTGGCTATACTTAAGACAAGAATTATTGAAACAGAAAAAATCATCTAATTAAGGAGAAAAACTCATGGCGATTATCGATTTTGGCGGAGAAAAAGAGAAAGTTGTTACTCGAAAGGAGTTTACACTTGCAAAGGCGCGCAAGGTTCTAAAAAAAGAAACAGTTGCTGTCATTGGATACGGTGTACAGGGTCCCGCCCAGGCGCTGAACATGAAAGACAACGGTATTCATGTGATCATCGGCCAGTCAAAAGAGTATAAAAAAGATTGGGACCGTGCGGTGAAAGACGGATGGGTCCCGGGTAAAACACTTTTCCCGATTGAAGAAGCTGTTCAACGCGGAACCATCATTCAGATACTTGTGTCCGATGCAGCTCAGCGCATAATTTGGCCTGAGGTCAAGAAGAATCTTAAACCCGGTGACGCATTATATTTTTCGCACGGATTTTCCATTACCTATAAAGATCAGACTGGAGTTATTCCACCAGAAAATGTTGATGTAATTCTTGTTGCTCCGAAAGGTTCCGGTCTCAATGTTCGCCGAAATTTTCTCTCCGGCGCAGGCATCAATTCAAGTTTTGGTGTATTCCAGGATGCAACCGGACGCGCAGAAGAGCGCTGCATCGCTGTTGGAATTGCAATCGGCTCGGGCTACTTATTCCCGACAACCTTTTTGAAGGAAGTCTATAGCGACCTTACAGGCGAACGCGGAGTTCTCATGGGTGCGCTTGCAGGCCTCATGCAGGCACAGTATG
Coding sequences within:
- the ilvC gene encoding ketol-acid reductoisomerase, whose protein sequence is MAIIDFGGEKEKVVTRKEFTLAKARKVLKKETVAVIGYGVQGPAQALNMKDNGIHVIIGQSKEYKKDWDRAVKDGWVPGKTLFPIEEAVQRGTIIQILVSDAAQRIIWPEVKKNLKPGDALYFSHGFSITYKDQTGVIPPENVDVILVAPKGSGLNVRRNFLSGAGINSSFGVFQDATGRAEERCIAVGIAIGSGYLFPTTFLKEVYSDLTGERGVLMGALAGLMQAQYDVLRKNGHSPSEAFNETVEELTQSLIRLVDENGMDWMYSNCSVTAQHGALKWRPIFHQANLPVFERLYESVKTGQETREVIQDCGGKDYQEYLSKKLGEIHNSEMWRTGGAVRALRPKEKAKSKTTSKRVKGISGRGQN